Proteins from a single region of Xiphophorus maculatus strain JP 163 A chromosome 22, X_maculatus-5.0-male, whole genome shotgun sequence:
- the slc29a3 gene encoding equilibrative nucleoside transporter 3, translating into MNHTQPVLPSVNSSYLPPLYDQQSQDEEDDDISPSATLLPTISSAPLAMRYSPEDSYKLVYLTFFLMGIGSLLPWNFFITAKQYWLYKLSNSTDQNKHSGLGDYFESYMSIASAVPSVLCLILSYFLVNRLSPKVRILSSLVVMLLVFVVTTVLVKVDVSEYKMEFFAGTLVSVAVVSGASNIFCGSMFGISGYFPMRISQAFISGQAMGGTLTALASIVTLAVSEDVTTNALSYFLIADVFILLCIISFLLLPNYAYSRHYMAAATCVSPGTLNEERSPAGGVPPLQPIIKKAGVLGLCVFYVFFVSISVFPSVSSGIQSMNTDSGSPWATTYFVPLTSFLLYNVADFSGRQVTAWVQTPGPTSRVLPVLVLCRSVMVPLLMFCNYQPRNHLHTVLFPHDVYPVVFNCLLGLSNGYLGTLPMIYGPKVVPRELAEATGVVMSFFLTLGLAVGSAFSVLIVHNI; encoded by the exons ATGAACCACACACAACCTGTGCTTCCCAGCGTCAACTCATCCTATCTTCCACCTTTATATGACCAACAAAGCCAGGATGAGGAGGATGACGACATCAGTCCCTCTGCAACCCTTCTTCCCACGATTTCCTCGGCGCCTCTGGCTATGCGCTACAGTCCAGAAGACTCGTACAAACTGGTGTATCTCACCTTTTTTCTGATGGGTATCGGCTCCCTGCTGCCCTGGAACTTCTTCATAACGGCGAAGCAATACTGGCTCTACAAACTTAGCAACAGCACTGACCAGAACAAACACTCTGGTCTCGGT GACTACTTTGAAAGTTACATGTCCATTGCTTCAGCGGTGCCTTCTGTGCTGTGCCTGATACTCAGCTATTTTCTTGTTAACAG GTTGTCTCCAAAGGTTCGAATCCTGTCCTCCCTCGTCGTGATGCTGTTGGTGTTCGTGGTGACCACGGTGCTGGTGAAGGTGGACGTCTCAGAATACAAGATGGAGTTCTTCGCCGGCACACTTGTCAGCGTTGCTGTGGTCAGCGGAGCCTCCAACATCTTCTGTGGCAGCATGTTTGGGATCAGTGGCTATTTTCCCATGAGGATCTCTCAAGCCTTTATATCAG GCCAGGCGATGGGGGGCACCTTGACTGCACTAGCATCGATAGTGACCCTAGCTGTGTCTGAGGACGTGACCACCAACGCTCTGTCCTATTTCCTGATAGCAGACGTCTTTATCCTGCTCTGCATTATTTCGTTTTTGCTTTTGCCAAACTATGCATATTCAAG GCACTACATGGCGGCAGCGACCTGCGTCAGTCCCGGGACGCTCAATGAGGAGCGGAGTCCAGCAGGCGGAGTCCCTCCGCTGCAGCCCATCATTAAGAAGGCCGGGGTGCTTGGACTCTGTGTCTTTTATGTCTTCTTCGTCTCAATATCAGTATTCCCTTCCGTCTCATCTGGAATCCAGTCTATGAACACGGACAGCGGCAGCCCCTGGGCAACAACTTATTTTGTACCTCTGACCAGTTTTCTCCTTTATAACGTTGCAGACTTTAGTGGCAGGCAGGTGACAGCCTGGGTGCAGACCCCTGGCCCCACCAGTCGGGTCCTGCCAGTGCTGGTGCTGTGTCGCTCCGTGATGGTGCCACTTCTCATGTTCTGTAACTACCAGCCACGGAACCACCTCCATACTGTGCTGTTCCCCCATGACGTTTACCCTGTGGTCTTCAACTGCCTGCTGGGTCTCTCTAACGGCTACCTGGGTACCCTGCCGATGATCTATGGACCAAAGGTGGTTCCCCGGGAGCTGGCCGAAGCCACAGGAGTGGTCATGTCCTTCTTCCTCACTCTGGGGCTGGCTGTTGGATCTgcgttttctgttttaattgtgCACAATATCTGA
- the psap gene encoding prosaposin isoform X1, translating to MLLLTLLFVSSAVATPLLGTEQCARGPPYWCQSLKTASLCKAFSHCQQNVWSKPQMKTVPCDMCKEILMVVEQLLKDNATEAEILGYLEKACHLIPDQGLGAECKEIVDSYYPILLGIITGELEDPGVVCGAMGLCKSAQMSLARFEPQEELKTNEIPEMDLAQRVAPFLLNVPNLLYPQNTGYPAPKQTGDVVCQDCIKFLSDAQAEAKANTSFIDTLIQNIEHQCDMLGPGLSDMCKQYVGQYGPAVVQQLMSMEQQPKEICALAGFCPEMKKSVPMLDLQPAKAIPAAKTMVAAKLFPATKVEAPASRPMVRIRDSPTCAICEFVMKQLESMLEDHATEEEVVQAVEKVCTFLPSSLTAQCKDLVETYGQAIIELLVQQADPKTVCTVLGLCNGASRAYIVALDKARFEVGGYCEVCKMAVSYIDGILQKNATEQEIEEAVKKVCSFLPDSYKTECDQLIEQYEPVLVQLLLQMLDPDFVCTKVGACPAANRRFLEMLACSRGPDYWCKVKGAAELCGTVAHCKRYVWKE from the exons CTGTAGCAACACCTCTGCTGGGCACTGAGCAGTGTGCCCGTGGCCCCCCCTACTGGTGCCAGAGCTTAAAGACGGCATCACTGTGTAAAGCTTTTTCTCACTGCCAGCAAAATGTGTGGAGCAAACCTCAGATG AAAACAGTACCATGCGACATGTGTAAAGAGATATTGATGGTGGTTGAACAATTGCTGAAAGACAATGCAACTGAG gcGGAAATTCTTGGGTATCTGGAGAAGGCATGCCATCTCATCCCTGATCAGGGTCTGGGGGCTGAGTGCAAGGAGATAGTGGACAGCTACTACCCCATCCTCCTTGGGATAATCACTGGGGAACTG GAGGATCCAGGTGTAGTGTGCGGTGCGATGGGTTTGTGTAAATCTGCCCAGATGTCCCTAGCCAGGTTTGAGCCCCAGGAGGAGCTCAAGACCAATGAAATCCCTGAGATGGACCTTGCCCAGCGTGTGGCACCCTTCCTGCTCAATGTTCCTAACCTCCTGTATCCCCAGAATACAGGATATCCTGCTCCAAAGCAG ACGGGTGACGTAGTGTGCCAGGACTGCATCAAGTTCCTCTCTGATGCTCAGGCAGAAGCGAAGGCCAACACCTCCTTCATCGACACTCTGATTCAGAACATTGAGCACCAGTGTGATATGTTGGGACCAGGCCTGTCCGATATG TGCAAGCAGTACGTAGGACAGTATGGCCCTGCTGTTGTTCAGCAGCTGATGTCCATG GAACAG CAACCAAAGGAGATCTGTGCTCTTGCCGGTTTCTGTCCGGAAATGAAGAAGTCCGTCCCCATGTTGGACCTTCAGCCTGCAAAGGCCATCCCTGCTGCCAAAACCATGGTGGCTGCTAAGCTTTTCCCTGCCACCAAAGTTGAGGCTCCTGCTTCCAGG CCGATGGTACGCATCCGTGATTCGCCAACTTGTGCAATCTGTGAGTTTGTGATGAAGCAGTTGGAGTCCATGCTGGAGGATCATGCAACAGAG GAGGAGGTTGTTCAGGCTGTGGAGAAGGTGTGCACATTTCTGCCCTCCTCTCTGACTGCCCAGTGCAAAGACCTGGTTGAGACGTACGGCCAGGCCATCATTGAGCTGCTGGTGCAACAGGCTGACCCCAAGACTGTCTGCACAGTGCTGGGACTCTGCAACGGTGCTAGCCGCGCATATATTG TTGCCCTGGATAAGGCTCGTTTTGAAGTTGGCGGCTACTGTGAGGTGTGCAAAATGGCCGTGAGTTACATCGATGGCATTCTGCAGAAGAACGCCACAGAGCAAGAGATTGAGGAGGCTGTGAAGAAAGTATGCAGCTTCCTGCCTGACTCGTACAAGACGGAG TGTGACCAGCTGATTGAACAGTATGAGCCAGTTCTcgtccagctgctgcttcagaTGCTCGACCCAGACTTTGTGTGTACG AAAGTGGGAGCTTGCCCTGCAGCTAACCGTCGTTTCCTAGAAATGTTGGCGTGTTCCCGGGGACCTGACTACTGGTGCAAGGTCAAGGGAGCAGCAGAATTGTGCGGC ACTGTGGCTCACTGCAAACGTTATGTGTGGAAGGAATAG
- the psap gene encoding prosaposin isoform X2 has product MLLLTLLFVSSAVATPLLGTEQCARGPPYWCQSLKTASLCKAFSHCQQNVWSKPQMKTVPCDMCKEILMVVEQLLKDNATEAEILGYLEKACHLIPDQGLGAECKEIVDSYYPILLGIITGELEDPGVVCGAMGLCKSAQMSLARFEPQEELKTNEIPEMDLAQRVAPFLLNVPNLLYPQNTGYPAPKQTGDVVCQDCIKFLSDAQAEAKANTSFIDTLIQNIEHQCDMLGPGLSDMCKQYVGQYGPAVVQQLMSMQPKEICALAGFCPEMKKSVPMLDLQPAKAIPAAKTMVAAKLFPATKVEAPASRPMVRIRDSPTCAICEFVMKQLESMLEDHATEEEVVQAVEKVCTFLPSSLTAQCKDLVETYGQAIIELLVQQADPKTVCTVLGLCNGASRAYIVALDKARFEVGGYCEVCKMAVSYIDGILQKNATEQEIEEAVKKVCSFLPDSYKTECDQLIEQYEPVLVQLLLQMLDPDFVCTKVGACPAANRRFLEMLACSRGPDYWCKVKGAAELCGTVAHCKRYVWKE; this is encoded by the exons CTGTAGCAACACCTCTGCTGGGCACTGAGCAGTGTGCCCGTGGCCCCCCCTACTGGTGCCAGAGCTTAAAGACGGCATCACTGTGTAAAGCTTTTTCTCACTGCCAGCAAAATGTGTGGAGCAAACCTCAGATG AAAACAGTACCATGCGACATGTGTAAAGAGATATTGATGGTGGTTGAACAATTGCTGAAAGACAATGCAACTGAG gcGGAAATTCTTGGGTATCTGGAGAAGGCATGCCATCTCATCCCTGATCAGGGTCTGGGGGCTGAGTGCAAGGAGATAGTGGACAGCTACTACCCCATCCTCCTTGGGATAATCACTGGGGAACTG GAGGATCCAGGTGTAGTGTGCGGTGCGATGGGTTTGTGTAAATCTGCCCAGATGTCCCTAGCCAGGTTTGAGCCCCAGGAGGAGCTCAAGACCAATGAAATCCCTGAGATGGACCTTGCCCAGCGTGTGGCACCCTTCCTGCTCAATGTTCCTAACCTCCTGTATCCCCAGAATACAGGATATCCTGCTCCAAAGCAG ACGGGTGACGTAGTGTGCCAGGACTGCATCAAGTTCCTCTCTGATGCTCAGGCAGAAGCGAAGGCCAACACCTCCTTCATCGACACTCTGATTCAGAACATTGAGCACCAGTGTGATATGTTGGGACCAGGCCTGTCCGATATG TGCAAGCAGTACGTAGGACAGTATGGCCCTGCTGTTGTTCAGCAGCTGATGTCCATG CAACCAAAGGAGATCTGTGCTCTTGCCGGTTTCTGTCCGGAAATGAAGAAGTCCGTCCCCATGTTGGACCTTCAGCCTGCAAAGGCCATCCCTGCTGCCAAAACCATGGTGGCTGCTAAGCTTTTCCCTGCCACCAAAGTTGAGGCTCCTGCTTCCAGG CCGATGGTACGCATCCGTGATTCGCCAACTTGTGCAATCTGTGAGTTTGTGATGAAGCAGTTGGAGTCCATGCTGGAGGATCATGCAACAGAG GAGGAGGTTGTTCAGGCTGTGGAGAAGGTGTGCACATTTCTGCCCTCCTCTCTGACTGCCCAGTGCAAAGACCTGGTTGAGACGTACGGCCAGGCCATCATTGAGCTGCTGGTGCAACAGGCTGACCCCAAGACTGTCTGCACAGTGCTGGGACTCTGCAACGGTGCTAGCCGCGCATATATTG TTGCCCTGGATAAGGCTCGTTTTGAAGTTGGCGGCTACTGTGAGGTGTGCAAAATGGCCGTGAGTTACATCGATGGCATTCTGCAGAAGAACGCCACAGAGCAAGAGATTGAGGAGGCTGTGAAGAAAGTATGCAGCTTCCTGCCTGACTCGTACAAGACGGAG TGTGACCAGCTGATTGAACAGTATGAGCCAGTTCTcgtccagctgctgcttcagaTGCTCGACCCAGACTTTGTGTGTACG AAAGTGGGAGCTTGCCCTGCAGCTAACCGTCGTTTCCTAGAAATGTTGGCGTGTTCCCGGGGACCTGACTACTGGTGCAAGGTCAAGGGAGCAGCAGAATTGTGCGGC ACTGTGGCTCACTGCAAACGTTATGTGTGGAAGGAATAG